A stretch of DNA from Streptomyces spiramyceticus:
CTACGGCGCGGCACTGACGCGCTACCTGCACAGCGAAGACATCACCGTCACCGAGGTCAACCAGCCCGACAAGGCCACCCGACGGCGACGCGGCAAGACCGACGCGATCGACGCCGCAGCAGCCGCGCAGGCAGTGCTCTCCGGGCGAGCCACCGCCACCGCCAAGACCTCCGACGGCCCGGTGGAAACCATCCGCATGTTCAAGATGGCCAAGACCTCAGCGACCAAGTCCCGTTCACAAGCGATCAACCAGCTCAAGGCCATCCTGGTCGCCGCCGATCCCGCACTGCGCGAGGCACTGACCGGTCTGAGCAACTCCAAGCTCATCCGCAAGTGTTCCGAACTGGATGCCACAGACGGCACAACCCCGGCAGCTGCAGCCCGCCACACTCTCCGGCTGCTGGCCAAACGGGTCCAGCACCTCACCGAAGAGATCAACGACCTCACCGGCCGCATCACCACCGCCATCAACGCTTGTGCGCCGAAGCTTTTGAACCGCTACGGCGTCGGCCCGGACACCGCCGCCGCACTGCTGATAGCGGCCGGCGACAACCCGAATCGGATGGGCAGTGAGGCATCCTTCGCCGCACTCTGCGGCGTCAGCCCGGTGGAAGCGTCCTCAGGCAAGACCCAGCGCCGCAGGCTCAACCGCGGCGGGGACCGGC
This window harbors:
- a CDS encoding IS110 family transposase codes for the protein MTQTTHPRHHTTEASEDVVLGVDTHKDVHVAAVITMTGALLDTRSFHTTQEGYRQLLARARAFGRLQRAGVECTGSYGAALTRYLHSEDITVTEVNQPDKATRRRRGKTDAIDAAAAAQAVLSGRATATAKTSDGPVETIRMFKMAKTSATKSRSQAINQLKAILVAADPALREALTGLSNSKLIRKCSELDATDGTTPAAAARHTLRLLAKRVQHLTEEINDLTGRITTAINACAPKLLNRYGVGPDTAAALLIAAGDNPNRMGSEASFAALCGVSPVEASSGKTQRRRLNRGGDRQANSALYTIVLARLRWDTRTRDYVERRVSQGKTRREAIRCLKRYVAREIYQTIVPPTKAAVTLASAD